TTTAACTTAAGAGCCAAGAGCAAATTAACATAGAAGAAAACACAAACCCAAgcaaaggggaggaggaagctgCTGTCTCGTTGATGAtagatacagatagatagatagatagatagatagatagatagatagatagatagatagatagatgtgtgGTGAACTTCCCTTCAGAGCCTCTGTCATTCTGGTCATTTACTCCTGTTGTCCAAACATGGAACCAGGTCCATGTATCCATGTATGggtaatatctctctctctctctctctctctctctctctctctctctctctctctctctctctctctctctctcttctaaacACCAGTTGCCCCCTGCTTATCTATCCCTCTCCACAACAGAATTAAAATTAGCCTCTCATTGCTGTGAGATCATTTGCTGCACCTTTACTTTTTTCCCTTGATGACTTGATTTTTGCAAGAGGATCATGGCTGCTCTCTGGTGAAACATATGACCATATCCTAATGCATGAGGAGATAAAGATATGAGGAATGAAGGGAAGGCTGCTCAGATTCTGATGCATTGTTTTCTCCCATCACCTCTGGCTTCATATACCATGTCATCTCATGTCAGAATAAGCAGGTTTATAAGAAGGGATTATTGTCTTTAGTTAACCTAGCTTCTCTTCAAATGGCCATCCCTGCAAACAAGCCCCTGCGGGGCCTGTGTGGGCTTTTTGTGGGTGCTGTGGGCTAGGGCCATCCCACACCAAACCCAAACGGGCCCAGTGCGGGCTGGCCCAGGCGAGGCCCACAGcagcatttttttcctttgggcCCCCTGCAGACTTTCTGTGGGCAGCCCGCACTAAAGCCCACACAGGCCCAGTGTGGGCCAGCCCGTTCGGGCCCAATGTGGGCCAGCCTGTTCGGGCCTCCAACAAATATATTTGGTGCTGAGCCCAAGTAATGTGAGGCTGAACTGGGGAGGGACATTCCATGTATTTTACCTTACAGATCAAATTGGGCAGCATATGGAGCACTCTACTGCGTTACAAGCCAGTTCCAAGATGCTTTGCATCGAAGAATCCTGTAATGTACACATCACTAGACAGTTGTTAACTTGAATCTTAAATTGATAAAATTAAAGATCCTATAACATACTTCTGTATTATAATGGAATGTAGTTGTTTtacataattattataatttgatggaagatttccatcacactgagcacaaacagctgcaaacatAAATTCAACAGAAAAAGGCCCCAGTGAAGCCATGGGTGGTGCAGTGTCCTGCCCGGCCCggggtttggggtttggttGGTTTGGCTGCTCCACAGAACTTGAGTGGATAGaacagtccttccactgtttgctatggtaatttggctggtacaccataaaatggcgactatgGGATTTTatgggttagttgctatggtgacaatgcAAGTCCGGGCATTcaggccgtaaagtgtgtcacacttgcttgagaactgtgcagatgtgtctgttgcatGAGTGCTTGGCAAATTGTCAAACTCAATGGAAAGCTGACATTAGTGACAAGGTTAACGTAGTtttatcaaagattgtgcttctcGCGCTAGCTCTTCTTGTCAAAacatattagcaaacctagctggtaagcatcatcaaCTTTACCCATGATATATAGCCTACTAACATTGCTTAGCCTtcctttagtggagaagaaaggTTAGAATTTGTTAACTTCTAACAGCTAACAGACATCAGCTGAAACAGATTAACTCAACTAGAACCATTTCCACTAACTGCACAGATGTCAAACTTTTGACCgacttaaaaagacagcagcagtttgtAAAAGACCCCCACCTAGTGGAGGCATGACTGACAACTTAATTCAGCTGCaaagccagttttccactgcttggttcttgctgtaaaacctcgcGGCTCCGCTCAGAccatccaggaacgttgatttgaatgggaaagaccgttctgtGGGCTGCTCTCTGTTGTCTCCCTGACCCTGACTTCCTCAATCTCTTGTTGTCCTTGCTAAGATACTGATAGAATGGACAacattacctttaaaaaatacaattcacttGGTTCCTATTTACTAGCATTTCTCCGTTTGAAGGTGATCATAACTGAGTATCACTTTTTTCTGCCACTTCCCTCAAAACTGGCTCAACTTCTGctagaggaaacatgacatgacaaaaaaatatcaatatagcATACATTCATATTTATTATACATGTGCTGGATaaattgattctgattggctggaggagtgttgattaatttcagataaCCACATGGCTCTGACATAGTCCTTATCCCTGCTCTAAATTAATGCACCATGTTGAGACTTGCCTATGAACTGAATATTATTGTGTACAAGCATACCAGTTAGGAGATGGCCATTACTTTTATGGCATCAACAACATTTTTAGCAAAACCAATACActtattttagctttattaCCTTTGTACATCATCTAGTCACCTGAACTCTGCTGGTCTGCCTCCTCTAATCTGAGACTGATCCTATATGCACCACTGCAGCATATGTTTCTAACGTTACAGTCAAACAACAATAGATAGCTACATATTCCTTCATTCTCCGGTAGCAAACTTTACACAATAGTAATTTCAGTTACAAAGATGgataatgtgaaaatgacacTGACATGTCTGTTTACAAGTTCTAAAGTGCCTTTGGTTTCAAAGTCTCAAACCCTGagttaaacacattttcaatttacataattttaatataataatatcgagggcttggagccaaaggggcgtaagtgcgattttgggcgaatatgagtattacatatcaattgaaaggtctcagtgagatcttttcagtgccaaaaggacacaactgaaatcatgacccataagttttaattaaacaaaaactgaaagccgtaacagtaaaagtagggttttgtttgctgccaaaagggtgtaactgcacttatgcccttttgacaccaagcaaaaccccacttttgacactgaacaagcattttgggtagaggattctaacagcacttaggtcaactcaaaatgtatGCTGACGTAaataatgctagcatggcagcatgatcacatcatttttagtatcctattcatatcctaattaatattctaggtcaatattagatgaatgtaaatatgttaatattcccatgaaatacttaggcctatagattcaaaatgttattttataatgttaggagtgtgaactggtcaagatgagctctgataaTAAGACTGCTGGtatgaagttatccctcagtgttatgaggagttttacaggtctttgaatgtgtcccaggacacatcaataagtgatgtgtcctgggacacatacaaaaatgtattacactagcaaaagaaaaaaaaagtagtagtttagaatcaaaagtagtttcttatgtctatagaggtttataaaaaggtttattaaaagtttttaacagaaaaaaaattatcaatcaatttgatatgttccatgtagcctacaattctaaaggccttggtgaaagttgctgagcattacttcaagataaagatattcattctgatcttgttttatatttcagtgttgattgaagtgtaattgctaggtttgtattaaaatgaatgtgttttacaattgtttacttacatacgcccatattctgcatggctgtattgggacaatgtttgtgccaaaaaggcgtatttcactcttttgccatttttaaaaaagttaacaaatataattcaacttaaactgtagcagtattgtttttatagtaatgctcaatctgataacacaaaaagttaaaatattgtgcttagtatgtggtaacggcagctgatccaagcttaatcaaaatttgttttggctctcctgtaaaatctactataacgcacttacgcccctttggctccaagccctcgatatataatataataatatatttccTACTCTCAAAACCCCCCACATTCCCCATTAGGACGTTTTGTTGTATTTACATTGGTTTCATCTATTGCATGGGGAAAACAATCCCAGTTACAGCAGAAGAAACCTTTGGGTCCACAAAGCAGTATTGGCAAAGGACATGGAAGAGGGATGTATGGAACAATACATTTCTAAATATAGTCTGTATTGGTACAATACCCATAATGGTTTGCTAAATGTGTATGATTTAAAATCATAGGCAGTTTTTGAAActcttattttttctccttcttcttgtctttatcccctttctcttttttctctttctctgtcttttcagccctttttttctccctctttttctcttccctgaTCTCTTTGTACTTCCACTTGGGTGGTTCCAGGTAGcccttctgcttcttcttcttcttctctttctttggcGTGGCGTCTGCAGACTTTGAGACATTGATTTTGGGGATGCAGCCAGAGGGGAACACACTGTTCCTCCTTGCCATACTGCGGGGAATGAATGTGGTAACCTTGGTGGAGGCCAGTGATAGGATACTGCCCCGCCGATCTGGGTCGGCACAGCAGGTCGTAGTGATGGACTccgaggagtggagggagggagtgatggTGGATACTGAGCCGATGCTGTGGCACACTGCGCTCACTTCTAATTCCTTCTCTGTATGTTTCTTCACCAGCTCCTGCACAGCCAGACGTCTCTTCCCCACCTCAGGAGGGCTGGTAGGGCAGAGCGGACGGCATCCAGTAGCTATCAGTGGACTGTGGATGCTGGTGGTCATGCGCACCATGTGGTCTATGATCCCGTTGTCCTGGGGGTCACGAGGAAAGCGGAAGCCAAAGGTGTTTTTGAGCCGCTGGGTAATTTTTACCCCTGCGCTTCTTTCAGCTGTGGCCTTGGCTACCCTCTCCTTGAGCTCAGGCCACTCAGGGACATAACTCTCACAGAACTGCTCCGCTTTGGGCCGCATGGTAAGGCGGCGGAGACGGTATATCGTTTCATAGCGACCTGTTTTCAGAGCCCAGTCCTGAGCACATTTACTACGGGTGGTGTCTACTGCATGCATGTCAGCCCCTGGAAAGACAGAAGGCAGAGAACAGGagcaatgaaataaatatatatgataGGTATACAATGCTGACATTGTAACATGTTGGCTGTAATGTAAAACAGCAATAGTGATCAGCAGAGACTAATCATGTGCAGACTAAAATAGCTAATCTACTACCAGCCTACAAGACTAGTAAGTCACAGATTACTGAAGGGTGTTTTAAGACATGATAATGTCCTCACAGTGATCCCTTAAACCGGTCTGGCGTCACTCGCTCGTTCACTCAAGAAGAGAGTTAGTGGGCTTCAAATATGGACAGATAAACCATGGGGTCAGCTATTCCCACCACCAGTGCTATAGCTGTTCATTTTACCCTATTTAGAGCTGTAAGAGTTCTTGTTAATGAGCTAATGTAAGTGTTTCTAATGAAGATCTAATAATATCGTATTGCAACAGCTTCTATATCTGTGCAACACAGCCAAGTGTCAAAGGTGGAATAAGCTGGAATACTGTTTGTCCTGCTGGGAGGAGAGTCTTCTAAAGGGGATCTGCACCAATACGATTTGTTTGATTTAACAGACATTAAATGTCTATTAAATCATCTATGCATATAACCCAAATGTATATGCATTTTGCTACACACAATAAAAGGTTTGAGAAGAGACTAAGTAGTACACCAGACAAATCTGGATTGTTGCTTTTCCTACATTATAGTCCTAATGGAAATCAATACAATCATAAAATGACTgcttttgatttaatttttatCAGTGAccgatatataaatatatttgtcTGACATCTTAACCTTATATAGTTATGATGCCAGAGAGATGCTTAAATATAATTTTCCAGAAAGTAACTCGTACATCatgaaataaatagataaaaatgAGTGAAGGACTAAAACAAAGTTGCCTAAGACCCTAACGACTGTTTACTCAACTAAACGAGAAAGCATGATCGATCACCTGTCATATCAATTACATTCAACTTGAAATGGTAAATGGGGGGGAAAGTAATGCATTATTTATTAAGCAAGACGTACAGTGTACAAAATGGAAGGTAATGAATCACTGAAATCATTTGTCCCAGGACGTTCATAGATGGACCAGGCTCTTACATaccagccatgataagagcagCCACAATGTCATTGCGGCCCGTCATAGCAGCTTTGATGAGGGCTGTGAAACCACGGCAATCCCTTATTTCAGTGTCCGCACCAGGAAAGTAGTTCAGGAGATACATGACTGTGCAGACGTGACCTGGAGAGTAACACAGAATGCAGAGATCAGAACTGCTGGGCTTTAGATCTCTTTTAACGTAAATGTTGCATCTTGATCAAAAGAAAGTATTacagtctttctctttttgctgtGTAACTCATATATACCATTTATCAAATTTGTTACAGATTAATTACACCATAATTGAGAATGCTGCAGGCAGTGAGGGCGCTGTACTTAAATGGTTTATCCACAGAACTTGAACTTTTTTTATATCCATTCAGTTTCAAATCAATCAAGAAATTAACATTTTATCAAACTATAGTTTGTTTATTCAGCTCTTTCAATGTTATTCACAACAAAAATTGAAAACTAACTTAACTAAAGCTTTCATGTTAATGTTCAGTGTGTTTAGTGGGTAGTACATGCCTGCTTGGGAGGCAATCATCAGTGCAGTGTTGCCTTCATTGTCCTGGTGATTTATGTCTAGAAAGGGACAGTTGTGAAGGCCATACACAATATCCAAAAAACCTTTACAGCAAGCCACCATCAGGCCATTCTGTTGGTAAGGATAAAGGAAATTGTTGAGCAATTACCAAAGCATCTATCAGTAAGTGAGAAGTTATGAAGTATCGGCATTATGTATGAGACCCTTACCCAGCTATTGATGTCCAACTCCATGACCTCCTCTCTTGTGACTCCCCTCTCCAGAACCTTCCGGAGAGACTGGGGTTGGTTACGAGCGCATGCTTCATACAGTGTTGACGCCGGGCGCCCGTTTGCCGTCTCCTGCCTGTGGTCTGGGAGCACCGAGTCATCGGAGAGGAGGCTGTCTGAATCTGACTCGCTCCCTGACAGAGACACTTCTGATGCGTCCTCGTCCGGCCCCGAGCCGAGGTGAGGGTCCTCAACTGCAGCAGCCATCTTCTAGCAGTAGAATAGGTGAGATGGTGCCGTATCCGCTGGCTACATCTGCAAGGAAATCAAAAATAGAAACTAAGACAGAAAGTATGTTGTCTATAGCAACAATGGTATAACAGGAGGGCTCTAGATAAGGAAACTCTGACCAGTTCTCCATAAAGCCAATTTAATATCATCTCTCCATTGGGTTAGGTTTAGATATATGTTGTTAGTTTAAGGCTAAAACCAAAGTGTGCATCACAGTCTATATGGGGTTTGAAAACACCCACAAAACCACTGAATGGACCATAGTCAAATCAACAGATCAACAGATCTGTTATTGACAGTTTGGCATGAGTATCTGTCAGGGGTCATGAgtttgttatgtgtgtgtcatggaATGGGAGTGGCTGAATGAGCTCAGTGTGCCTTTTCTGTTGAGTAACTGGATCAGCATGTAAAAGCTGTGCTGAACATGAGGCTAAATGAGGAACAACCCACCTCAGAATAACCTCAGTCACATGCGGCCCTCCTCAACTCATGTTTTGGCTCTAAGTCCTGCATTCAGAAGCCAACTTGACCACTGAAACTAATCACAttgatctttgttttttttaaacctgtaatgtaatgtgtattCATCACTAGCAAAACGTCACTAGCAAACATTTATACAcaagtatttctgaaactgtaCAAACAATCTGCAGAATGGTATTGATTTATGAATACGCTATATCTTTATAGATTCATTTGTATTCCAGATATCCTCATGGTAAATACCAAAGGCACAAGCACCCAATGACACAGGCATAAGCCTCTAATACAAGACATAAAAGCACTTCCTTAGgtgaaaaatgaagaaatttGTCATACATGTCATGTCATTCATATCACCATCCAAGGTGGAAGCACAGTTCATTTTCATGAGGCTATCACTCTCTGTGAGCCAGAATAAAGAAGATCAAACGCAGAGGCAGAACCGCAGCATCTACATTTGTATTCTTTCACAAGAATGCAAATGTACTATCACTATGATCAGAGTaactgacgcacacacacacacacacacacgcacacccaaaCAGCATACACTTACCATAATGGGTAATCAATAGCTTGGAAGAAATGTGAATGTGTCCATGTGTCGGCCGATGTATTTCACACTCCTATGGCTTCTCATGGAAAAGTTCCCTCTTCCTCAGGCACTTCTGCTGTGTCTTCAGAGTAGCAGAGAGGTCAGGGTTTCTCCCCAGGCGCGTATTTAGAGGTACTTTACCCATCTCCATCACACATATTGTCGTGATGACATAAAACTGAGAGGAGGAGTCTTCGcacagtgtgtgttcagctACTGCTCATCCCACTTACAACAGCTTTAGGGAGAGGATTACTACCATGGCCATTTTCATCTTTCTACAGGTCAGCAGTGGGGTCGGCACTACCTGTGATTTCCACCTGCTTTTTACAGTTTGGTCACCTGAGTAAAGGAGACAATTTCCTGAAGTGCCATGtcattgtttttcctgttttatctttatttggATATTTGTTGGAAAAAGGTAGATTCCCCTGGTTATCAAACTTCTGCTAAACTGACAGTCATGTGTATTTCTGAGAGACAAGAAAAGGAGCGATAACCGTTATGGGAAGTTGTCTCTGGAAAATGAGTGACCAGGAGCCATAACAAGCACACTTGATATTACTGTGTATTCAGTAGGTATTTGACATACAGAAGGAAGCCATTAATCCAATTTTGAATGTATAAAATGCCCACTGAAAGCAGCTTAAGCCAGAGGAATCTAATTATTTGATCAGACTACGATCAAATCTCATCAGAGGTGACCAGTGCACTCTGAACTGGAACTGCCTGTCTGGGAGAGATTCCAAACTGTATACAGTAGGGATAGTTAAAACAGGTATAGCAATTAAAATACAAGCAAAAAAGGCAATGAAAACTCATTATGCTGAATGGCAATGGCAGCCATGGTTGAGTGATGGTATTTCCCAGAGTTACCACAGGATGGTGATCTCTTACACAGTTCACAGGCTCAAATCTAAAACATTTGCTCTTTATAATCTGGGCCTAACAGACTGACACTGATTGTTAGATTAACTTAATATGTTCCTTGGTGctatgagagagacaggaaagattgggggagagagagaggtatgacATGCGACTTCATGACTATTCATATCTGTGTCCTGAATATCAGAAATGATTCAGGACCCAAACTGTATTCCAGTTTCTGTGAGTCAAATCTgaaatgtctgtctgtatttgatATACCGTGAAAAGTTAAGgttttaaatgtcttttcagGC
This DNA window, taken from Centroberyx gerrardi isolate f3 chromosome 5, fCenGer3.hap1.cur.20231027, whole genome shotgun sequence, encodes the following:
- the ankrd33ab gene encoding photoreceptor ankyrin repeat protein, which translates into the protein MAAAVEDPHLGSGPDEDASEVSLSGSESDSDSLLSDDSVLPDHRQETANGRPASTLYEACARNQPQSLRKVLERGVTREEVMELDINSWNGLMVACCKGFLDIVYGLHNCPFLDINHQDNEGNTALMIASQAGHVCTVMYLLNYFPGADTEIRDCRGFTALIKAAMTGRNDIVAALIMAGADMHAVDTTRSKCAQDWALKTGRYETIYRLRRLTMRPKAEQFCESYVPEWPELKERVAKATAERSAGVKITQRLKNTFGFRFPRDPQDNGIIDHMVRMTTSIHSPLIATGCRPLCPTSPPEVGKRRLAVQELVKKHTEKELEVSAVCHSIGSVSTITPSLHSSESITTTCCADPDRRGSILSLASTKVTTFIPRSMARRNSVFPSGCIPKINVSKSADATPKKEKKKKKQKGYLEPPKWKYKEIREEKKREKKRAEKTEKEKKEKGDKDKKKEKK